One genomic region from Anaerolineales bacterium encodes:
- a CDS encoding protein-L-isoaspartate(D-aspartate) O-methyltransferase, with the protein MKEEQIREARERMVERQLRNRGISDARVLDAMLKVPRHLFVPDENREVAYADAPLPIGCRQTISQPYIVALMSELLELTGSETVLEVGTGSGYQAAVLAHLAKKVYSLERIEELANKARQTLHSLALDNVEVIVADGSCGLPEHAPYGGIIVTAAAPDVPDPLKEQLDDGGRLVLPVGGQTGQILECWQRLGGQFKREHVVPVSFVPLIGEHGWKSDERPSSWWK; encoded by the coding sequence ATGAAAGAAGAGCAGATTCGAGAAGCGCGCGAGCGCATGGTAGAGCGGCAGCTACGCAATCGAGGCATATCTGATGCCCGCGTTCTCGACGCCATGCTCAAAGTTCCCCGACACCTCTTTGTTCCCGACGAAAATCGTGAAGTGGCTTACGCAGATGCACCCCTGCCGATCGGATGCCGCCAGACGATATCTCAGCCATACATCGTTGCGTTGATGAGTGAACTGCTCGAGCTTACCGGCTCCGAAACCGTCCTCGAAGTCGGAACGGGGTCCGGCTATCAGGCAGCAGTCCTCGCGCACTTGGCCAAAAAGGTATATTCCCTGGAACGCATCGAAGAATTGGCCAATAAAGCCCGACAAACGCTGCACTCTCTTGCGCTCGACAACGTGGAAGTGATCGTTGCCGATGGATCCTGCGGTTTACCTGAGCACGCACCATATGGTGGAATTATCGTGACCGCGGCGGCACCGGACGTGCCGGATCCACTGAAAGAGCAGTTGGACGACGGAGGCAGGTTGGTGCTGCCCGTTGGCGGCCAAACCGGACAAATTCTCGAGTGCTGGCAGAGACTCGGAGGACAGTTCAAACGCGAACACGTCGTTCCGGTCTCATTTGTTCCACTGATCGGTGAACACGGCTGGAAATCAGACGAGCGCCCCTCATCCTGGTGGAAGTGA
- a CDS encoding molybdopterin-dependent oxidoreductase: MRKAGRLPPGQSATLKFPVLHYGSVPSFAPQAWTFRIWGEVEQPKSWTWTEFQELPRTKVTLDLHCVTRWSKFDTLWEGVALKSIVNAGFIDLKPSARYVMQHCENGFTVNIPIEVALADNFLLAIQFDEAPIEPGHGYPLRGVVGSIPGRKDLKDLYLWKGGKWLRGLEFMASDRLGFWEQAGYHNEADVWKEQRTV; encoded by the coding sequence ATGCGTAAAGCTGGCCGCCTACCACCCGGCCAATCTGCGACGCTGAAGTTTCCGGTTTTGCATTACGGCTCCGTTCCTTCCTTCGCTCCCCAGGCGTGGACCTTCCGCATCTGGGGCGAAGTCGAACAACCAAAATCCTGGACCTGGACAGAATTCCAGGAACTACCTCGCACGAAAGTCACACTGGACTTGCACTGCGTCACGAGATGGAGCAAATTCGACACACTCTGGGAAGGCGTGGCCTTGAAATCTATCGTTAACGCCGGCTTCATCGATCTAAAACCTTCGGCCCGATACGTTATGCAGCATTGTGAGAACGGATTCACAGTAAACATACCCATTGAAGTCGCGCTGGCCGATAATTTCCTTTTGGCCATACAATTCGACGAAGCGCCCATCGAGCCGGGTCATGGTTATCCTCTGAGGGGCGTCGTCGGGTCGATTCCAGGGCGCAAGGACTTGAAAGATCTTTACCTGTGGAAAGGTGGAAAATGGTTGAGGGGCCTGGAGTTTATGGCCTCCGATCGCCTCGGTTTCTGGGAGCAGGCCGGATATCACAACGAAGCCGATGTATGGAAGGAACAACGCACCGTTTGA
- the bmt gene encoding betaine--homocysteine S-methyltransferase: MMTAWDDLMSGEGVVLADGGMGTTLFSLGLDRGTAPEMWNLEHPDRIAKIHRGYIDAGAQIILTNSFGGNRARLGRHKLAERTREINRAAAKIARGEADAAEEPILVGGSLGPTGRLMEPLGDLSPTEAETIFTEQASGLIDGGVDVLWIETMSDLQEVHAALRGCIQAGTDLPLVATMTFDTHGHTSMGVSPEDAVANLADFNLSAIGANCGNGPEEIEVVIAKMHAAAPSKILVAKSNAGMPRLHEGKTTYDASPEIMAEHALRVSALGARIIGACCGSTADHIRAMRKAILSHAG, encoded by the coding sequence ATGATGACTGCTTGGGACGATCTCATGAGTGGAGAAGGCGTGGTCCTTGCAGACGGGGGCATGGGCACCACGCTCTTTTCATTGGGACTCGACCGGGGAACCGCGCCTGAAATGTGGAATCTCGAGCACCCAGATAGGATCGCGAAGATCCACCGAGGTTACATCGATGCCGGTGCACAGATCATTCTGACCAACTCGTTCGGCGGAAATCGCGCCCGCCTCGGGCGACATAAATTGGCGGAAAGAACGCGGGAAATAAATCGGGCGGCCGCAAAAATCGCACGCGGTGAAGCGGATGCCGCAGAAGAGCCCATCCTCGTTGGTGGTTCCCTCGGTCCGACCGGTAGATTGATGGAACCGCTGGGTGACCTGTCACCCACTGAGGCGGAGACGATTTTTACGGAGCAGGCATCGGGATTGATCGACGGAGGCGTCGACGTACTCTGGATCGAGACGATGTCGGATTTACAGGAAGTACACGCCGCCCTGCGGGGTTGCATTCAAGCAGGCACCGACCTCCCACTCGTCGCCACGATGACCTTCGATACGCACGGCCATACATCGATGGGGGTTTCCCCCGAAGACGCTGTCGCGAATCTGGCAGACTTCAACCTGTCAGCCATCGGCGCAAATTGCGGCAACGGACCGGAGGAGATCGAAGTTGTGATCGCCAAGATGCACGCCGCTGCGCCCTCCAAAATTTTAGTGGCCAAATCCAATGCGGGGATGCCGCGACTTCATGAAGGTAAAACAACCTACGACGCCTCGCCGGAGATCATGGCCGAGCATGCCTTAAGGGTTTCCGCCCTTGGTGCGCGGATAATCGGTGCATGTTGCGGAAGCACCGCCGACCACATCCGCGCCATGCGCAAAGCCATTCTGTCCCATGCCGGATAG
- a CDS encoding PspC domain-containing protein, whose protein sequence is METKRMRRSSTDKMIAGVCGGLGAYFNIDSTLIRLVFVLLLFAQGVGAILYLVLLIVLPSDEELVKSEKAHSIQNQISGAARTSGDQIALILGGTLVVFGGIFLLEEISPAVFATISHFFWPAILILGGLALILRYQRAE, encoded by the coding sequence ATGGAAACGAAAAGGATGAGACGCAGCAGCACCGATAAAATGATCGCGGGAGTGTGCGGCGGATTGGGCGCATATTTCAACATCGACTCGACATTGATCCGCCTGGTATTCGTGCTGCTGCTGTTTGCGCAGGGTGTGGGCGCGATCCTCTATCTGGTGCTTTTGATCGTACTCCCTTCGGATGAGGAGTTGGTGAAATCGGAGAAGGCACATTCGATCCAAAATCAAATCAGCGGCGCAGCGCGCACATCAGGCGATCAGATAGCATTGATCCTCGGTGGAACGCTGGTTGTGTTTGGCGGTATATTCCTGCTCGAAGAGATAAGCCCGGCGGTGTTCGCTACGATCAGCCATTTCTTCTGGCCTGCTATCCTCATCCTGGGCGGGCTTGCTTTGATCCTGCGTTACCAAAGAGCAGAATGA
- a CDS encoding class I SAM-dependent methyltransferase — translation MQKDRPPVCDYEGSDYQTRFWENADRVYEDRVEAVALRRLLPAEGNLLLEVGAGAGRNTPRYSGFQRIVLLDYSYSQLQQARRRLGDSSRYCYVAGDVYHLPFAESVFDGATMIRTLHHMADPFAALRQIRVALKPQSVFVLEYANKRNIKAIIRWLLRRQSWSPFDPEPVEFAELNFDFHPKTVRKWLDEAGFKLERQLSVSHFRIAILKRLAPLDLLVTLDSALQWTGACWQLSPSMFVRCRSIAESQKSVRENFWKCPACESNDMQSNDEGIRCAACGRMWAIRDGIFDFREPLG, via the coding sequence ATGCAAAAGGACCGCCCGCCCGTCTGCGATTACGAAGGATCCGATTACCAGACACGTTTCTGGGAAAACGCCGATCGTGTCTACGAGGATCGTGTCGAAGCCGTCGCATTGCGACGTTTACTGCCGGCTGAGGGCAACTTGCTGCTCGAGGTGGGTGCAGGTGCAGGGCGGAACACACCGCGCTACTCGGGCTTTCAAAGAATCGTTCTTCTTGATTATTCGTATTCGCAGCTGCAGCAAGCCCGCCGCCGCCTCGGTGACAGTTCGCGTTATTGCTACGTGGCAGGAGACGTGTATCACCTGCCCTTTGCCGAGTCTGTTTTCGACGGCGCCACGATGATCCGCACCCTGCATCACATGGCCGATCCCTTCGCAGCCCTGCGTCAAATACGAGTTGCGCTCAAACCTCAGAGTGTTTTCGTGCTGGAATATGCGAATAAGCGGAACATAAAGGCGATAATCCGCTGGCTTCTGAGGCGGCAATCCTGGAGTCCATTCGACCCTGAACCCGTCGAATTCGCCGAATTGAATTTCGACTTCCATCCCAAAACCGTGCGCAAGTGGTTGGATGAGGCGGGCTTCAAGCTCGAACGTCAATTATCGGTTTCCCACTTTCGAATTGCCATCCTGAAACGACTCGCGCCACTCGATCTTCTGGTAACGCTTGATTCGGCACTGCAGTGGACCGGTGCATGCTGGCAGTTATCGCCGAGTATGTTCGTACGCTGCAGATCGATCGCCGAGTCGCAAAAATCCGTAAGAGAAAATTTTTGGAAGTGCCCCGCTTGTGAATCGAACGATATGCAATCGAACGACGAGGGAATTCGGTGTGCAGCATGTGGACGGATGTGGGCGATACGAGATGGGATCTTCGACTTTCGAGAACCCCTGGGATAG
- a CDS encoding Ig-like domain-containing protein, whose protein sequence is MKNTTRRTSIILLLLALLVPLRFASAQDETGSLTLNLRRDFGFSMGGQIQGSFTLSASGPADLRSVDFMIDDTLVFHDADSPFEFKFHTSDYSLGVHTIQAVGSTAGGASLQSKVLRFEFVSAEQGWKSASVIIIPLFILIVVIGVAGVLASSLFGRKKEFHLGEYGAAGGAVCSRCGLPFSRHVFSLNVFFGKLERCPHCGKLGLVRRATPSELTQAEARYQADRKQGRIEPQDDKTKRERLIDESRFEDQ, encoded by the coding sequence ATGAAAAATACGACTCGACGCACATCGATCATTCTCTTGCTTTTGGCACTTCTCGTTCCGCTTCGCTTTGCTTCGGCACAGGACGAAACCGGTTCGCTCACCTTGAATCTGCGCAGAGATTTCGGCTTCAGTATGGGCGGACAGATCCAGGGCAGCTTCACGCTCTCGGCCTCGGGTCCGGCCGATCTCCGCAGCGTGGATTTCATGATCGACGATACGTTGGTATTTCATGATGCCGATTCCCCCTTCGAATTCAAATTCCATACTTCGGATTACAGCCTCGGAGTCCACACCATCCAGGCCGTCGGTTCGACGGCCGGCGGCGCGTCGCTGCAGAGTAAGGTTTTGCGCTTCGAGTTCGTCAGCGCCGAGCAGGGCTGGAAATCGGCCTCGGTGATTATTATTCCTTTGTTTATTCTAATTGTCGTAATTGGCGTCGCCGGTGTTTTGGCTTCTTCTCTTTTCGGTCGCAAGAAGGAATTTCACCTCGGAGAATACGGCGCTGCCGGCGGTGCGGTGTGCTCTCGCTGCGGCCTGCCTTTCAGCCGCCACGTCTTTTCGCTCAACGTGTTTTTCGGAAAACTCGAGCGCTGCCCGCACTGTGGAAAGTTGGGACTCGTTCGCCGGGCGACGCCCTCCGAGTTGACGCAGGCGGAAGCCCGGTACCAGGCCGATCGTAAACAAGGGCGCATCGAGCCGCAGGACGATAAAACCAAGCGGGAGCGCCTGATCGACGAATCCCGATTCGAAGACCAATAA
- a CDS encoding ABC transporter permease subunit has product MNKVWIIVRKEWAEVFKNRFVLFTVAFLPIIFTALPLIMLYATRSSADVSGLSSADMPSGFTQLCGDQMNAAECSQYFIISQFMLLFMIMPLAIPVTIASYSIVGEKSTRTLEPVLATPITTVELLAGKGLAAILPAIGATWLGFIIFAVGARMLSASPVVLSRLADVLWLTAIFVVGPLLSIAAVSVAVMVSSRANDPRVAEQLSMLVILPLLGVFFGQITGLFFINDRLILWMAAVLLVIDAGLVALATHLFQRETILTRWK; this is encoded by the coding sequence ATGAACAAGGTTTGGATTATCGTTCGCAAAGAATGGGCGGAGGTGTTCAAGAACCGCTTTGTGCTCTTCACTGTTGCCTTCCTGCCCATCATTTTCACCGCGCTCCCGTTGATCATGCTCTACGCGACCCGCAGTTCGGCGGATGTCAGCGGTCTTTCGTCTGCGGACATGCCCAGCGGATTCACACAATTATGCGGTGATCAGATGAACGCCGCAGAATGCAGCCAATATTTCATCATCAGCCAATTCATGCTGCTTTTCATGATCATGCCCTTGGCCATTCCCGTTACGATTGCCTCGTACAGCATCGTCGGTGAGAAATCCACACGAACACTGGAGCCGGTCCTGGCCACACCGATAACCACGGTAGAACTGCTGGCCGGCAAAGGCCTGGCGGCCATTCTACCTGCGATTGGCGCGACGTGGCTTGGATTTATAATCTTCGCAGTAGGGGCACGCATGCTCTCGGCCAGTCCCGTCGTGTTGAGTCGATTGGCGGATGTGCTCTGGCTGACGGCGATTTTCGTCGTAGGCCCGCTGTTGTCGATTGCTGCAGTCAGCGTGGCGGTGATGGTCTCTTCGAGAGCCAACGATCCCCGGGTCGCCGAGCAGCTCTCGATGCTGGTCATCCTGCCGCTATTGGGAGTCTTCTTCGGCCAAATCACCGGACTGTTCTTCATCAACGACCGTCTGATCCTCTGGATGGCCGCCGTCCTTCTGGTGATAGACGCCGGATTGGTGGCTCTGGCCACACATCTCTTTCAGCGTGAGACGATTCTCACGCGTTGGAAATAA
- a CDS encoding ABC transporter ATP-binding protein, translating into MIKTDSLTKQFNDVVAVDRLSLEVNSGEVFGFLGPNGAGKTTTIRMLTALIAPTSGSAVVAGFELGKEDTQIRRVVGILTESPGLYDRLSAERNLDFFARLYEVEDVPGQVERYLRMLELWDRRQEAVAQFSKGMRQKLAIARALLHEPQILFLDEPTSGLDPEAARLVRDFIAELRSEGRTIFMCTHNLDEADRLCDRIAVFNQHILALDTPSALRRSVYARTVVFHLRGIHPGFVERIENFPFVRSVETMDGKLVVGLDEPEENNPAIVRALVEMGADIQFVGELRRSLEDVYLRLVNPQDHDADDSK; encoded by the coding sequence ATGATAAAAACCGATTCATTGACCAAGCAGTTTAACGACGTCGTTGCCGTGGATCGATTGAGCCTGGAGGTGAACTCCGGTGAGGTGTTCGGCTTTCTGGGTCCGAACGGCGCCGGGAAAACGACGACGATCCGCATGTTGACAGCGTTGATCGCCCCCACATCCGGAAGCGCGGTGGTAGCAGGCTTCGAACTCGGCAAGGAGGATACCCAGATCCGCAGAGTGGTGGGCATCCTGACCGAATCGCCGGGATTGTACGATCGCCTCAGCGCCGAGCGCAATCTGGATTTCTTCGCCCGTCTCTACGAAGTCGAAGACGTTCCCGGGCAGGTCGAACGCTATCTGCGCATGCTGGAATTGTGGGATCGACGCCAGGAAGCGGTTGCCCAGTTTTCGAAAGGTATGCGCCAAAAGTTGGCCATCGCCCGGGCCCTGCTGCACGAGCCTCAGATTTTGTTCCTCGACGAGCCGACCAGCGGCCTCGATCCGGAAGCAGCGCGCCTGGTGCGGGATTTCATCGCCGAACTTCGCAGCGAAGGGCGTACGATCTTCATGTGCACGCACAATCTGGATGAAGCGGATCGATTGTGCGATCGCATCGCGGTTTTCAACCAACATATTCTGGCGCTCGATACACCTTCCGCGCTGCGGCGTTCCGTCTACGCCCGCACGGTGGTTTTCCATCTGCGCGGCATCCATCCGGGTTTCGTCGAACGGATCGAGAACTTTCCATTCGTGCGCTCCGTGGAAACGATGGACGGGAAATTGGTGGTTGGCCTCGACGAACCCGAGGAAAACAATCCCGCCATCGTTCGGGCATTGGTCGAAATGGGCGCCGATATTCAATTCGTCGGCGAGCTGCGGCGGTCGCTCGAAGATGTGTATTTACGGCTGGTCAATCCGCAGGATCATGACGCCGACGATTCGAAGTAA
- a CDS encoding YhfC family glutamic-type intramembrane protease has translation MDVFIHSLNALVMIGLPILLGVLFVKRLRVEWRLFLVGAVTFVASQTGHLPFNSFVLPGILDRLGFSVQQTGFPLVGAALILGLSAGVFEEGARYLVYRFWLRKERSWREALMFGLGHGGAEAIILGGLATYGLIQAIALRGVDLSSLVPADQVADTAAQLEAYWSMPWYASLLGAVERCFALTIQISLAVLMLQAFTHKQVRWGVAGVLWHTLVDALSVFAFRTWNAYAAEGLVALTAIASLVIIFKLRDINVESIEPDAEPSVEPPPPAKSIPAADADDITAEQVDDSRFV, from the coding sequence ATGGACGTGTTTATTCACTCACTCAACGCACTCGTAATGATCGGACTACCCATTTTATTGGGAGTCCTCTTCGTCAAGCGCCTCCGTGTTGAATGGCGGCTGTTCCTGGTCGGTGCGGTGACGTTCGTCGCCAGCCAGACCGGGCATCTTCCATTCAATTCGTTCGTTTTGCCCGGGATTCTCGATCGACTCGGTTTTTCCGTGCAGCAAACGGGGTTCCCGCTGGTTGGAGCCGCCCTCATCTTGGGACTTTCAGCCGGCGTTTTCGAGGAAGGCGCCAGGTATCTCGTCTACCGCTTCTGGCTGCGAAAAGAGCGTTCATGGCGGGAAGCCTTGATGTTCGGTTTGGGGCATGGCGGCGCTGAGGCGATCATCCTGGGTGGCCTGGCGACATATGGATTGATCCAGGCCATCGCACTGCGAGGTGTGGATCTCTCATCCCTCGTACCCGCAGATCAGGTTGCAGATACGGCGGCGCAGCTCGAGGCATACTGGAGCATGCCCTGGTACGCCTCACTGCTCGGTGCCGTCGAACGCTGTTTCGCCCTGACGATTCAGATCAGCCTGGCCGTGCTCATGCTGCAGGCGTTCACCCACAAGCAGGTACGCTGGGGCGTTGCCGGCGTGCTCTGGCACACGCTGGTCGACGCACTTTCGGTGTTTGCGTTTCGCACGTGGAACGCCTACGCGGCGGAAGGGCTCGTCGCATTAACCGCGATCGCCAGCTTGGTGATAATATTTAAATTACGCGATATCAACGTGGAATCCATAGAACCGGACGCCGAACCATCGGTCGAACCGCCTCCACCCGCAAAATCGATCCCGGCGGCGGACGCCGATGACATAACGGCAGAACAGGTTGACGATAGCCGATTTGTGTAA
- a CDS encoding slipin family protein has protein sequence MQQRNIIHVPTVAVALDLLLLVISILLAQLMRKISAPDWTVTAILVGINLIGLYLLFGVKVADQWEKAVVLRFGRFVGLRGPGLFLIVPIIDRASAWIDHRVMVTPFSAEKTLTKDTVPVDVDAVLFWMVWDAEKAALEVEDYQMAIAWAAQTALREVLGQMNLADILVGRARMDKELQKIIDERTTPWGITVQSVEIRDVVIPQDLEDTMSRQAQAERERQARVILGESELQIAQSFADASLAYKDNPTALHLRAMNMLFEGLKQQGALVIVPSSAVETMNLGAIAGVTSLAEIGLAESRGAQERKK, from the coding sequence ATGCAGCAGAGGAACATCATCCATGTTCCTACAGTTGCAGTGGCATTGGATCTACTACTGCTGGTTATCTCCATTTTGCTGGCACAGTTGATGCGTAAGATCAGCGCTCCGGACTGGACAGTCACGGCCATTCTGGTGGGGATCAATCTTATCGGCCTGTACCTTTTATTCGGGGTGAAAGTGGCCGATCAATGGGAAAAAGCCGTCGTGCTGCGTTTTGGACGATTCGTGGGATTGCGCGGGCCGGGATTGTTTCTCATCGTCCCCATCATCGATCGAGCGTCCGCATGGATCGATCACCGCGTGATGGTCACCCCGTTCAGCGCCGAGAAAACGCTCACCAAGGACACCGTTCCTGTCGACGTCGATGCGGTACTGTTCTGGATGGTCTGGGACGCCGAGAAAGCTGCCCTCGAGGTGGAAGACTACCAGATGGCGATCGCCTGGGCCGCGCAAACCGCCCTGCGGGAAGTGCTCGGTCAGATGAATCTGGCGGACATCCTGGTCGGCAGGGCGCGCATGGACAAGGAACTGCAGAAAATCATCGACGAAAGGACGACGCCGTGGGGAATCACCGTTCAATCCGTAGAAATCCGGGACGTCGTCATTCCGCAAGATTTGGAAGATACCATGAGCCGCCAGGCGCAAGCCGAGCGAGAACGGCAGGCGCGTGTCATCCTGGGCGAATCCGAGCTGCAGATCGCCCAATCGTTTGCCGACGCTTCGCTGGCGTATAAGGACAATCCGACCGCACTGCACCTGCGGGCAATGAACATGCTCTTCGAAGGCTTGAAGCAGCAGGGCGCGCTGGTGATCGTTCCCTCCAGCGCCGTCGAGACGATGAATCTGGGCGCCATTGCGGGCGTAACCTCGCTCGCCGAAATCGGCCTGGCGGAAAGCCGGGGTGCACAGGAGCGGAAAAAGTGA
- a CDS encoding GntR family transcriptional regulator, with translation MQTMFLELDFRSHTPIYVQIVERIKHLVGTEALKPGQQLPTVRQLATDLRVNFNTVARAYRILDEAGVISTQQGRGTFVLEPPLPEDAKRMRNAALDAMTRSYLYEAHRLGFEPEEVEEIVENLLAHWQEEGSPPDEL, from the coding sequence ATGCAGACGATGTTTCTAGAACTCGATTTCCGCAGCCACACGCCGATCTACGTTCAGATCGTAGAACGCATCAAACACCTGGTCGGCACTGAGGCCCTCAAGCCGGGGCAGCAGCTGCCGACGGTGCGGCAGTTGGCTACGGATCTGCGGGTGAACTTCAACACAGTGGCCCGTGCGTATCGCATCCTGGACGAGGCGGGCGTGATTTCGACGCAGCAGGGACGGGGCACTTTCGTCCTCGAACCACCCCTTCCGGAGGATGCAAAACGAATGCGGAACGCCGCACTCGATGCGATGACTCGCTCGTATCTGTATGAGGCGCATCGACTGGGTTTCGAACCCGAGGAAGTAGAAGAGATCGTGGAAAATCTGCTTGCACACTGGCAAGAAGAAGGTTCGCCACCGGACGAACTCTAA
- the pdxS gene encoding pyridoxal 5'-phosphate synthase lyase subunit PdxS, translated as MEKQVSTFAVKKGLAQMLKGGVIMDVVTAEHARIAEDAGAVAVMALERVPADIRAQGGVARMSDPKLILEIMEAVTIPVMAKCRIGHFVEAQILEALGVDYVDESEVLTPADEANHIDKHPFKIPFVCGCRNLGEALRRIGEGAAMIRTKGEAGTGDIVEAVRHARSVLGDIRRLENMPDEELMAFAKTIGAPYNLVNETKELGRLPVVNFAAGGIATPADAALMMQLGVDGVFVGSGIFKSGDPAARAKAIVEATTHYRDPKILAEVSRGLGEAMVGIGVSELPEAERLAVRGW; from the coding sequence GTGGAGAAGCAAGTCAGTACTTTTGCCGTGAAAAAAGGCCTGGCGCAGATGCTCAAAGGCGGCGTGATCATGGATGTGGTCACCGCGGAGCACGCTCGCATCGCCGAGGATGCAGGCGCCGTTGCCGTGATGGCGTTGGAGCGCGTGCCTGCGGACATTCGGGCCCAGGGCGGGGTGGCCCGCATGAGCGACCCGAAACTCATCCTCGAAATCATGGAGGCCGTAACCATACCCGTGATGGCCAAATGCCGTATCGGCCATTTCGTGGAAGCACAAATCCTCGAGGCGCTCGGCGTGGATTACGTTGACGAATCAGAGGTGCTCACACCGGCAGACGAGGCGAACCACATCGATAAACATCCCTTCAAGATTCCCTTCGTGTGTGGTTGCCGCAACCTGGGCGAAGCGCTACGACGTATTGGAGAAGGCGCCGCCATGATTCGCACGAAAGGCGAAGCCGGAACCGGCGACATCGTGGAAGCCGTGCGCCACGCAAGGTCCGTGCTTGGTGATATCCGGCGCCTGGAAAACATGCCAGATGAAGAACTGATGGCCTTTGCCAAAACGATCGGTGCTCCATATAACCTGGTCAATGAAACCAAAGAGCTTGGACGCCTGCCCGTGGTCAACTTCGCCGCCGGCGGGATCGCCACACCGGCCGATGCTGCGCTGATGATGCAGCTCGGTGTGGACGGCGTCTTCGTTGGTTCGGGCATCTTCAAATCCGGAGATCCTGCGGCGCGCGCCAAGGCGATCGTTGAGGCGACGACCCACTATCGCGATCCCAAAATTCTCGCCGAAGTGAGTCGCGGTCTCGGCGAGGCCATGGTCGGCATCGGCGTGAGCGAGCTTCCCGAAGCGGAGCGACTGGCGGTACGCGGTTGGTAA
- a CDS encoding pyridoxamine 5'-phosphate oxidase family protein, whose product MVTPTARKPRTQDERADIRRSDRAVFDDADIAEMLSEGQVAFVATCSNDQPYVLPNLYWFDADRRALYFHTAAEGRTRENVESNPKVSASVATMGKLLPAETAYEFSVAYDSVCVFGEARIVEDEEEARFALQGLLDKYFPDHVSGEDYRPITRNEIKRTTVFAIEIESWSGKRKVADS is encoded by the coding sequence TTGGTAACTCCCACGGCCCGTAAACCTCGCACACAAGATGAGCGAGCAGATATCCGGCGCAGTGACCGGGCGGTTTTCGATGATGCCGACATTGCCGAAATGCTGAGCGAAGGACAGGTCGCATTCGTGGCGACTTGCTCCAACGATCAGCCCTACGTCCTTCCCAATCTGTACTGGTTTGATGCCGATCGACGAGCCCTCTACTTCCACACCGCCGCCGAGGGCCGCACGCGCGAGAATGTGGAATCCAATCCCAAGGTCAGTGCCAGTGTGGCGACGATGGGGAAATTGCTCCCTGCTGAAACCGCGTACGAATTCAGTGTCGCCTACGATAGCGTCTGTGTCTTCGGAGAGGCCAGAATTGTCGAGGACGAAGAGGAAGCTCGATTCGCACTGCAAGGCCTTCTGGATAAGTATTTTCCGGATCACGTTTCCGGAGAAGACTATCGTCCCATCACCCGCAACGAAATCAAACGCACCACAGTCTTTGCCATCGAGATCGAATCTTGGAGTGGAAAGCGGAAAGTTGCAGATTCGTGA
- the pdxT gene encoding pyridoxal 5'-phosphate synthase glutaminase subunit PdxT: MKIGVLALQGDFAEHIVMLRRIGVETVEVRLPEQLEEIDGLIIPGGESTTIGKLATQYKIMAPIKRFGKRHAIWGTCAGAILLASEVQRKQPLLKLMDISIERNAFGRQVDSFESDIYVPALESPQEPFPAVFIRAPIIKQTGKAVEVLARLPADNGSPEIIVAAQQDRLLATSFHPELTHDDRFHRYFLNLVEG; encoded by the coding sequence GTGAAGATCGGCGTTCTTGCGCTTCAAGGAGATTTCGCGGAACACATCGTGATGCTCCGCAGAATCGGCGTGGAAACCGTCGAAGTTCGCCTGCCGGAACAACTCGAAGAGATCGATGGTCTCATCATCCCCGGCGGCGAATCCACCACCATCGGGAAATTGGCGACTCAGTATAAAATAATGGCTCCCATCAAGCGCTTCGGAAAGAGGCACGCAATTTGGGGGACTTGTGCCGGCGCAATCTTGCTTGCGAGTGAGGTCCAGCGAAAGCAGCCGCTGTTGAAGTTGATGGACATTTCCATTGAACGCAACGCCTTCGGCAGACAGGTCGACAGTTTCGAAAGCGATATTTACGTCCCCGCGTTGGAATCCCCGCAGGAACCTTTTCCGGCCGTCTTCATCCGTGCACCGATCATCAAACAGACGGGGAAGGCCGTCGAGGTGCTTGCACGCTTACCGGCAGATAACGGCTCACCTGAAATCATCGTCGCCGCACAGCAGGACCGTTTGCTCGCTACCAGCTTCCATCCCGAACTCACACACGACGATCGCTTCCATCGCTATTTTCTGAATCTCGTGGAAGGATGA